TATAATAGAAAAGAATAATTTCATTAGAATAAAACTTTGGATTATTTTCATTACCTTTGTTCTGAATATTATGTTTGTCTAAATAATAGGACTGATGTAAATTCTGCAATTCCTCTATTGTTTAAGACTATTGTTCTTTAATTTAAATTTTAATAATATGATATATATTATTTGTTATGATTGGCCTTCAACATCTGGTAATCATACAGGAATGAGGTATCTTTATGAATATATTCAAAAAAGAAATCCTGAATTGTATAAAATGTATACTTTCAATATGGGGAGGCGTTTTTTGGATAAGGGGAAAAAGGGGAAGAAAATCTCTGTTCTTTTTACGGCACTCAAATTAGCAATGGCATATAAATCGGGAGATAAATTTATTCTCACTGAATATTTGCATAGAGATTCATATCAAATATTGTTTGCAAAAATAATACGCTTTATATGTCCTAAAGCACCTATATATGCTATGGTGCATCTTGTTCCTGAAAAATTGGAAAGGCGATATTCGAAAGCACAAATAAAGAAGAGTTCACGATTTGTTACAGAAATTGTAACGTTGGGAAGTAGTTTGACATGCTATCTTAATAATTTAGGAATAGAGAATGTTTATACTTCATTTCATTATGTCGATAATAATTATTATACTCCTTCTACAAAT
This genomic window from Bacteroides sp. AN502(2024) contains:
- a CDS encoding glycosyltransferase; the protein is MIYIICYDWPSTSGNHTGMRYLYEYIQKRNPELYKMYTFNMGRRFLDKGKKGKKISVLFTALKLAMAYKSGDKFILTEYLHRDSYQILFAKIIRFICPKAPIYAMVHLVPEKLERRYSKAQIKKSSRFVTEIVTLGSSLTCYLNNLGIENVYTSFHYVDNNYYTPSTNLYNRGDDVKVIVMGALARDFEQIAYIVSRLPQIHFYICKGREKIDYLFSGLKNVTLVGYVPEAELKHYMNDLDISLNVMKDTIGSNVICTSMATGLAMVVSDVGSIRDYCDETNACFCSSPDDFIKSLMILANDRELLNSLKKMSLRKAQQFSIDNYCVSLSSLLE